The Populus trichocarpa isolate Nisqually-1 chromosome 2, P.trichocarpa_v4.1, whole genome shotgun sequence genome has a window encoding:
- the LOC7497245 gene encoding uncharacterized protein LOC7497245 isoform X1, with protein MKTLQSAQEQSSTQVSQDSQSEQQNNHNIEPPVADSGSKSASSNDSRKVSRQDIELVQNLIERCLQLYMNRDEVVKTLLTRARIDPGFTTLVWQKLEEENADFFRAYYIRLKLKKQILLFNYLLEHQYHLMKYPVATKVPLAPIQNGIHPMPVNNLPMGYPVLQQPPMATPGQPHLDSMGCGVSSCHVVNGVPAPGNFHPIRMNSGNDMVMENSATDTTHVVPPSSTISSLSEMPVSPTSVASSGHFPFTASDMAGMGVDTALDTTFTSDVASSVGLQLGQDGGAGNSRSLDQIQWNFSLSDLTADLSNLGDLGALGNYPGSPFLPSDSEILLDSPENEDIVEEFFVDSVPGPPSQSDEERS; from the exons ATGAAGACCTTACAG AGTGCACAAGAACAGTCCTCCACCCAAGTTTCGCAGGATTCCCAAAGTGAGCAGCAGAATAATCACAATATAGAGCCGCCAGTAGCAGACTCTGGTTCAAAATCTGCCTCAAGCAATGATAGCAGAAAGGTTTCACGCCAAGATATTGAACTT GTCCAAAATTTAATAGAACGGTGCCTACAACTGTATATGAATAGAGATGAGGTTGTTAAAACCCTCTTGACTCGTGCAAGAATAGACCCTGGGTTTACAACGCTAG TATGGCAGAAGCTGGAAGAAGAAAATGCTGATTTCTTCAGGGCCTATTACATTAGGCTGAAATTGAAGAAACAGATCctcttgtttaattatttacttGAGCATCAATATCATCTAATGAAGTATCCAGTAGCTACGAAAGTTCCGTTGGCTCCCATACAAAACGGGATTCACCCCATGCCTG TTAACAATCTACCAATGGGATACCCTGTCCTGCAACAACCCCCTATGGCTACTCCTGGTCAGCCTCATCTTGATTCAATGGGCTGTGGAGTATCAAGCTGTCATGTGGTTAATGGAGTCCCTGCACCAGGAAATTTTCATCCCATTCGGATGAATTCTGGAAATGA TATGGTGATGGAAAACAGTGCAACTGACACAACTCATGTAGTGCCGCCAAGCAGTACCATTTCATCCCTGTCTGAGATGCCTGTGAGCCCTACATCAGTGGCGTCTAGTGGCCATTTTCCATTTACTGCATCTGACATGGCAGGAATGGGGGTAGACACAGCATTAGACACAACATTTACATCTGATGTGGCAAGCTCAGTAGGATTGCAGCTTGGACAAGATGGCGGGGCTGGGAATTCCAGGTCATTGGATCAGATTCAATGGAATTTCAGCCTTTCTGATCTAACGGCAGATTTGTCAAACTTGGGAG ATTTAGGAGCTCTAGGAAACTATCCCGGTTCCCCCTTTCTGCCATCTGATTCAGAAATTTTGCTTGATTCTCCAGAGAATGAGGACATAG TTGAGGAGTTTTTTGTCGACTCTGTCCCAGGGCCACCATCCCAGTCAGATGAAGAGAGGTCCTAG
- the LOC7497245 gene encoding uncharacterized protein LOC7497245 isoform X2 translates to MNRDEVVKTLLTRARIDPGFTTLVWQKLEEENADFFRAYYIRLKLKKQILLFNYLLEHQYHLMKYPVATKVPLAPIQNGIHPMPVNNLPMGYPVLQQPPMATPGQPHLDSMGCGVSSCHVVNGVPAPGNFHPIRMNSGNDMVMENSATDTTHVVPPSSTISSLSEMPVSPTSVASSGHFPFTASDMAGMGVDTALDTTFTSDVASSVGLQLGQDGGAGNSRSLDQIQWNFSLSDLTADLSNLGDLGALGNYPGSPFLPSDSEILLDSPENEDIVEEFFVDSVPGPPSQSDEERS, encoded by the exons ATGAATAGAGATGAGGTTGTTAAAACCCTCTTGACTCGTGCAAGAATAGACCCTGGGTTTACAACGCTAG TATGGCAGAAGCTGGAAGAAGAAAATGCTGATTTCTTCAGGGCCTATTACATTAGGCTGAAATTGAAGAAACAGATCctcttgtttaattatttacttGAGCATCAATATCATCTAATGAAGTATCCAGTAGCTACGAAAGTTCCGTTGGCTCCCATACAAAACGGGATTCACCCCATGCCTG TTAACAATCTACCAATGGGATACCCTGTCCTGCAACAACCCCCTATGGCTACTCCTGGTCAGCCTCATCTTGATTCAATGGGCTGTGGAGTATCAAGCTGTCATGTGGTTAATGGAGTCCCTGCACCAGGAAATTTTCATCCCATTCGGATGAATTCTGGAAATGA TATGGTGATGGAAAACAGTGCAACTGACACAACTCATGTAGTGCCGCCAAGCAGTACCATTTCATCCCTGTCTGAGATGCCTGTGAGCCCTACATCAGTGGCGTCTAGTGGCCATTTTCCATTTACTGCATCTGACATGGCAGGAATGGGGGTAGACACAGCATTAGACACAACATTTACATCTGATGTGGCAAGCTCAGTAGGATTGCAGCTTGGACAAGATGGCGGGGCTGGGAATTCCAGGTCATTGGATCAGATTCAATGGAATTTCAGCCTTTCTGATCTAACGGCAGATTTGTCAAACTTGGGAG ATTTAGGAGCTCTAGGAAACTATCCCGGTTCCCCCTTTCTGCCATCTGATTCAGAAATTTTGCTTGATTCTCCAGAGAATGAGGACATAG TTGAGGAGTTTTTTGTCGACTCTGTCCCAGGGCCACCATCCCAGTCAGATGAAGAGAGGTCCTAG
- the LOC7457394 gene encoding putative cyclic nucleotide-gated ion channel 13, whose product MNLKGDKFVRFQDWRSEKSFSSEQGCSIEDGFYARKVKPTFNAVWDNIRRGWEMGSERIRSLKKPLRFYPRGARSVKEQGPKKKILDPQGSFLQNWNKIFMLVCVLAVAIDPLFFYIPWVNGTDKDKCLDLDYKMEAAACVLRTFIDVVYILRIAFQFRTGFIAPSSRVFGRGELVEDPKVIAKKYLTSHFIVDILAILPLPQVVVIIILPSVDGPVSLAAKNLLEIVIFSQYIPRFVRIYPLFKEITRTSGILTETAWAGAVFNLFLYMLASHIIGAFWYLFSIEREDSCWREVCKDRAGCDSTYWYCGNHRPENYTFLTESCPFIQPDQIQNSSVFNFGIFIDALDSGVVESTYFPRKFFYCFWWGLRNLSSLGQNLKTSTFIGEILFAIFISITGLVLFALLIGNMQKYLESTTVRIEEMRVKRRDSEQWMSHRMLPDNLKERIRRHEQYKWQETRGVEERGLIRNLPKDLRRDINRHLCLDLIKKVPIFEKMDEHILDAVCDRLKATLYTKDSYIVREGDPVDEMLFIMRGTLLSVTTNGGRTGFFNAVSLKAGDFCGEGLLTWALDPQSSNLPISTRTVQALSEVEAFALEAEDLKTVASQFRRLHHKDIQHTFRLFSVQWRTWAACFIQAAWHRHCRRKQAKSLRQAEEKLQDALANEASTSPSLDVAIYASQFAANALRNLRQNGTHAARLPQRLSFLPQKPTEPDFSAQNHK is encoded by the exons ATGAATCTCAAAGGAGATAAATTTGTCAG GTTTCAGGATTGGAGATCAGAGAAATCCTTCAGTTCAGAGCAGGGATGCTCCATTGAAGATggattttatgcaagaaaagTCAAACCAACTTTCAATGCAGTTTGGGATAATATCCGAAGAGGGTGGGAGATGGGTTCGGAGAGGATTAGAAGCCTAAAGAAACCATTGAGATTCTATCCTAGGGGTGCTCGCTCAGTGAAAGAACAAGGACCTAAGAAGAAGATTCTTGATCCACAAGGTTCATTTCTCCAGAATTGGAACAAAATATTTATGCTTGTTTGCGTGCTTGCAGTGGCTATAGACCCCTTATTCTTTTACATCCCATGGGTTAATGGCACTGACAAAGACAAATGCCTTGATCTGGACTATAAGATGGAAGCTGCTGCTTGTGTTCTTCGTACATTCATTGATGTCGTATACATACTTCGCATAGCCTTCCAATTCCGCACTGGGTTCATAGCCCCTTCTTCTCGTGTATTTGGGAGGGGCGAGTTGGTTGAGGATCCTAAAGTTATCGCCAAAAAATACCTTACCTCTCACTTTATCGTTGATATTCTAGCAATCCTTCCACTTCCTCAG GTAGTGGTTATAATCATCCTTCCATCAGTTGATGGTCCGGTTTCATTGGCTGCGAAGAACTTGCTTGAGATTGTAATTTTCTCCCAATACATACCAAGATTTGTTCGAATCTATCCATTGTTCAAAGAAATAACTAGAACTTCTGGCATACTTACTGAAACAGCATGGGCGGGAGCTGTTTTCAACCTCTTTCTCTACATGCTAGCCAGTCAT ATAATTGGAGCCTTTTGGTACTTGTTCTCAATCGAACGAGAAGATTCATGCTGGCGTGAAGTGTGTAAGGACCGAGCAGGGTGTGATTCTACGTACTGGTATTGTGGAAATCATCGTCCAGAAAACTACACATTCCTGACTGAATCATGCCCTTTTATCCAACCTGATCAAATTCAAAACTCATCGGTCTTCAACTTTGGTATATTTATTGATGCTCTTGATTCTGGAGTGGTGGAATCAACTTATTTTCCGCGGAAATTCTTTTACTGCTTTTGGTGGGGTTTGCGCAATCTCAG CTCTCTTGGACAAAACCTTAAAACAAGCACCTTCATTGGAGAGATTCTCTTTGCCATCTTCATATCCATCACTGGATTGGTTTTGTTTGCACTGCTTATTGGTAATATGCAG AAATATCTCGAATCCACAACTGTTAGAATAGAGGAAATGAGAGTGAAAAGGAGGGATTCAGAGCAGTGGATGTCCCACCGAATGCTCCCTGATAACCTGAAGGAACGAATTAGGCGGCATGAACAGTACAAATGGCAAGAAACCAGAGGAGTGGAAGAGCGGGGGCTAATTCGTAATCTTCCTAAAGATCTCAGGAGGGACATAAACCGCCATCTTTGCTTGGATCTGATCAAGAAA GTgccaatatttgaaaaaatggaTGAGCACATATTGGATGCAGTATGCGATCGTCTCAAGGCAACTCTTTACACCAAGGATAGCTACATTGTTCGAGAAGGGGACCCAGTTGACGAGATGCTATTTATCATGCGAGGTACTCTTTTAAGTGTGACCACTAATGGTGGAAGAACTGGTTTTTTCAATGCTGTCTCTCTCAAGGCTGGTGACTTCTGTGGAGAAGGGCTTCTTACATGGGCCCTAGATCCCCAATCCTCCAACCTCCCTATCTCAACTAGAACAGTACAAGCTCTGTCAGAGGTTGAGGCCTTTGCTTTGGAAGCTGAAGACTTGAAGACTGTAGCTTCCCAGTTTCGCCGATTACATCACAAGGATATCCAGCACACATTCAG GTTGTTCTCAGTGCAGTGGAGGACGTGGGCAGCATGCTTCATACAGGCAGCTTGGCATCGTCACTGTAGGAGGAAGCAGGCTAAAAGCTTACGTCAAGCAGAAGAAAAACTGCAAGATGCTTTGGCAAACGAGGCCAGTACTTCGCCAAGCCTTGATGTTGCCATTTATGCATCACAGTTTGCTGCCAACGCATTAAGAAATCTGCGGCAGAATGGCACACACGCAGCTAGATTGCCGCAGAGATTGTCATTTCTGCCTCAAAAACCAACAGAGCCGGACTTTTCCGCTCAAAATCACAAGTAA
- the LOC7457395 gene encoding beclin-1-like protein isoform X1, with the protein MKEEDPMSDRNQTFQADPNLPRWVCQNCRNPLCIVGVDSFADKFLNDSSSRSGMQGCSVHGANSILGLTRMDNSFVVLPKQKPQAPGVPPRPRSGAVQPDTGQSGKAMEESFVVVYKSEPSSDGGGSHLPSIEGGPNGQLHPNNAGFNSTITVLKRAFEIATTQTQVEQPLCLECMRVLSDKLNKEVEDVNRDIEAYEACLQRLEGEARDVLSEADFLKEKLKIEEEERKLEAAIQETEKQYAEVNAELKELEIKSDRFKDLEERYWQEFNNFQFQLISHQEERDAILAKIEVSQAHLELLKKTNVLNDAFPIHHDGEFGTINNFRLGRLPKIAVEWDEINAAWGQACLLLHTMCQYFKPKFQYRIKILPMGSYPRIMDSSNNIYELFGPVNLFWSTRYDKAMTLFLTCLKDFAGFAYSKDQENNIPPEKRFKLPYKIENDKVENHSITQSFNKQENWTKALKYTLCNLKWALYWFIGNTNFQPLTAMVSPRVEVAAVNSFYTKRGNDSKAESRRP; encoded by the exons ATGAAGGAGGAGGATCCTATGAGCGATAGGAATCAGACCTTTCAAGCGGATCCAAATCTTCCTCGATGGGTTTGCCAGAACTGCCGCAACCCTCTTTGCATCGTCGGCGTCGATTCCTTCGCCGACAAGTTCTTGAACGACTCTTCTTCTCGTTCCg GAATGCAGGGCTGTTCTGTACATGGGGCCAACAGCATTTTAGGCTTAACACGTATGGACAATTCTTTTGTTGTGTTGCCAAAGCAAAAGCCCCAGGCACCAGGAGTCCCTCCACGTCCTCGTAGCGGAGCTGTTCAACCTGATACTGGCCAGTCTGGCAAGGCAATGGAAGAATCCTTTGTGGTCGTGTACAAGTCCGAGCCATCATCTGATGGAGGTGGGTCGCATTTGCCATCAATAGAAGGAGGGCCTAATGGTCAGCTGCATCCCAATAATGCTGGATTCAACTCTACCATAACTGTTCTCAAACGAGCATTTGAGATTGCTACAACCCAGACACAG GTTGAGCAACCTTTATGCCTTGAATGCATGAGGGTGTTATCCGATAAGCTCAATAAGGAGGTCGAAGATGTAAACAGGGACATTGAAGCTTATGAAGCCTGCCTTCAGCGCTTGGAGGGGGAAGCTCGTGATGTTCTTAGTGAGGCTGATTTTCTTAAAGAGAAACTAAAG AttgaggaagaagaaagaaaacttgaagcAGCAATTCAAGAAACAGAGAAACAATATGCAGAAGTAAATGCTGAGCTGAAGGAACTAGAAATTAAATCTGACCGCTTTAAAGACTTGGAGGAGCG GTATTGGCAGGAGTTCAATAATTTTCAGTTTCAGTTAATTTCTCATCAG GAAGAGAGAGATGCAATTCTGGCAAAAATTGAAGTTTCACAAGCTCATTTGGAATTGTTGAAGAAAACTAATGTACTGAATGATGCCTTCCCCATCCATCATGATGGAGAGTTTGGTACAATAAACAACTTTCGACTTGGAAGGCTTCCTAAAATTGCG GTTGAATGGGATGAGATAAATGCTGCCTGGGGCCAAGCCTGCCTTCTCCTTCACACAATGTGCCAATACTTCAAGCCAAAGTTTCA atatagaataaaaatacttcCCATGGGGAGTTACCCGCGGATTATGGACAGCAGCAACAATATCTACGAGCT GTTTGGTCCAGTGAACTTGTTTTGGAGTACTCGCTATGATAAAGCAATGACTTTGTTCCTAACATGCCTCAAGGACTTTGCGGGGTTTGCGTATTCAAAGGATCAAGAAAACAACATTCCACCTGAGAAACGCTTCAAACTTCCATATAA GATTGAGAATGACAAAGTGGAAAACCACTCTATTACACAGAGCTTCAATAAGCAGGAGAATTGGACCAAAGCACTCAAGTACACGCTCTGCAATTTGAAATGGGCTCTCTATTGGTTTATTGGAAATACGAACTTCCAGCCCCTTACTGCAATGGTGTCTCCCCGAGTTGAAGTTGCAGCTGTAAATTCCTTCTACACAAAGCGTGGTAATGATTCCAAGGCTGAATCCAGACGTCCGTGA
- the LOC7457395 gene encoding beclin-1-like protein isoform X2, which translates to MKEEDPMSDRNQTFQADPNLPRWVCQNCRNPLCIVGVDSFADKFLNDSSSRSGMQGCSVHGANSILGLTRMDNSFVVLPKQKPQAPGVPPRPRSGAVQPDTGQSGKAMEESFVVVYKSEPSSDGGGSHLPSIEGGPNGQLHPNNAGFNSTITVLKRAFEIATTQTQVEQPLCLECMRVLSDKLNKEVEDVNRDIEAYEACLQRLEGEARDVLSEADFLKEKLKIEEEERKLEAAIQETEKQYAEVNAELKELEIKSDRFKDLEERYWQEFNNFQFQLISHQEERDAILAKIEVSQAHLELLKKTNVLNDAFPIHHDGEFGTINNFRLGRLPKIAVEWDEINAAWGQACLLLHTMCQYFKPKFQIKILPMGSYPRIMDSSNNIYELFGPVNLFWSTRYDKAMTLFLTCLKDFAGFAYSKDQENNIPPEKRFKLPYKIENDKVENHSITQSFNKQENWTKALKYTLCNLKWALYWFIGNTNFQPLTAMVSPRVEVAAVNSFYTKRGNDSKAESRRP; encoded by the exons ATGAAGGAGGAGGATCCTATGAGCGATAGGAATCAGACCTTTCAAGCGGATCCAAATCTTCCTCGATGGGTTTGCCAGAACTGCCGCAACCCTCTTTGCATCGTCGGCGTCGATTCCTTCGCCGACAAGTTCTTGAACGACTCTTCTTCTCGTTCCg GAATGCAGGGCTGTTCTGTACATGGGGCCAACAGCATTTTAGGCTTAACACGTATGGACAATTCTTTTGTTGTGTTGCCAAAGCAAAAGCCCCAGGCACCAGGAGTCCCTCCACGTCCTCGTAGCGGAGCTGTTCAACCTGATACTGGCCAGTCTGGCAAGGCAATGGAAGAATCCTTTGTGGTCGTGTACAAGTCCGAGCCATCATCTGATGGAGGTGGGTCGCATTTGCCATCAATAGAAGGAGGGCCTAATGGTCAGCTGCATCCCAATAATGCTGGATTCAACTCTACCATAACTGTTCTCAAACGAGCATTTGAGATTGCTACAACCCAGACACAG GTTGAGCAACCTTTATGCCTTGAATGCATGAGGGTGTTATCCGATAAGCTCAATAAGGAGGTCGAAGATGTAAACAGGGACATTGAAGCTTATGAAGCCTGCCTTCAGCGCTTGGAGGGGGAAGCTCGTGATGTTCTTAGTGAGGCTGATTTTCTTAAAGAGAAACTAAAG AttgaggaagaagaaagaaaacttgaagcAGCAATTCAAGAAACAGAGAAACAATATGCAGAAGTAAATGCTGAGCTGAAGGAACTAGAAATTAAATCTGACCGCTTTAAAGACTTGGAGGAGCG GTATTGGCAGGAGTTCAATAATTTTCAGTTTCAGTTAATTTCTCATCAG GAAGAGAGAGATGCAATTCTGGCAAAAATTGAAGTTTCACAAGCTCATTTGGAATTGTTGAAGAAAACTAATGTACTGAATGATGCCTTCCCCATCCATCATGATGGAGAGTTTGGTACAATAAACAACTTTCGACTTGGAAGGCTTCCTAAAATTGCG GTTGAATGGGATGAGATAAATGCTGCCTGGGGCCAAGCCTGCCTTCTCCTTCACACAATGTGCCAATACTTCAAGCCAAAGTTTCA aataaaaatacttcCCATGGGGAGTTACCCGCGGATTATGGACAGCAGCAACAATATCTACGAGCT GTTTGGTCCAGTGAACTTGTTTTGGAGTACTCGCTATGATAAAGCAATGACTTTGTTCCTAACATGCCTCAAGGACTTTGCGGGGTTTGCGTATTCAAAGGATCAAGAAAACAACATTCCACCTGAGAAACGCTTCAAACTTCCATATAA GATTGAGAATGACAAAGTGGAAAACCACTCTATTACACAGAGCTTCAATAAGCAGGAGAATTGGACCAAAGCACTCAAGTACACGCTCTGCAATTTGAAATGGGCTCTCTATTGGTTTATTGGAAATACGAACTTCCAGCCCCTTACTGCAATGGTGTCTCCCCGAGTTGAAGTTGCAGCTGTAAATTCCTTCTACACAAAGCGTGGTAATGATTCCAAGGCTGAATCCAGACGTCCGTGA
- the LOC7497246 gene encoding uncharacterized protein LOC7497246, producing MEDHKDPMPFQIFAKFLDGKTKVLNFKTPSSCTAQAIKQQIFQVTQIPIHYQRLVCRGFQLNDDAIITTPESTVYLLLRLLGGKGGFGSLLRGAATKAGQKKTNNFDACRDMSGRRLRHVNAEKRLEEWRAEEEDRRMEKMAEEFIKKKAKKGKKGVGDGEAEKYVAKYREDSAKCAAVVEEAVREVLGNGNGFRKRKGKGKGVVEGAEAKKLKIWMGKRKVDESDSEGMDEDSSDEENEKSVVLNNGSHSDSNKEVEGSSDSVTGNRDGECSGGASCSSEEEKEASSERSLKSNPCGEVALNKEDELVEAQILEETVAQNANVACLKTEEISETEALEAERKENVGPDSQCPDASSSGNGGIIESGLVIPEANGFSQSKPESNELVNEGNGDMEKPLIFDEFNSASELEVLGMERLKTELQVRGLKCGGTLQERAARLFLLKSTPLEKLPKKLLAKK from the exons ATGGAAGATCACAAGGATCCTATGCCCTTCCAGATCTTCGCCAAGTTTCTGGACGGAAAAACAAAAGTCTTGAATTTCAAAACCCCAAGCTCATGTACCGCCCAAGCAATCAAGCAACAAATCTTCCAAGTCACTCAAATCCCTATTCACTATCAACGCTTGGTGTGCAGAGGGTTCCAATTAAACGACGATGCAATCATCACTACCCCCGAATCCACCGTCTATCTCCTCCTCCGTCTCCTCGGTGGCAAAGGCGGTTTCGGGTCACTTCTCCGTGGGGCCGCTACGAAAGCGGGCCAAAAGAAGACGAATAATTTTGACGCGTGTCGGGATATGAGTGGAAGGAGGTTAAGGCATGTGAATGCGGAGAAGAGGTTGGAGGAGTGGAGGGCGGAGGAAGAGGATAGGCGGATGGAGAAGATGGCGGAGGAGTTTATTAAGAAGAAGGCTAAGAAAGGGAAGAAAGGGGTTGGAGATGGTGAGGCGGAGAAGTATGTGGCAAAGTATAGGGAGGACTCTGCGAAATGTGCTGCAGTAGTTGAGGAGGCTGTGAGGGAGGTTCTTGGGAATGGGAATGGGTTTAGGAAGAgaaaggggaaggggaagggggtTGTGGAAGGCGCAGAAGCcaagaaattaaagatttg GATGGGCAAGAGAAAAGTGGATGAAAGTGACAGTGAAGGAATGGACGAAGATAGCAGTGATGAGGAAAATGAGAAATCTGTTGTTTTAAATAATGGGAGTCATTCAGATTCAaataaagaagttgagggaAGTTCAGACTCGGTTACTGGAAATCGAGATGGAGAATGTTCTGGTGGTGCCTCATGCAGCTCTGAGGAAGAAAAGGAGGCTTCTTCAGAGCGAAGCTTGAAATCTAATCCCTGTGGAGAAGTTGCCTTGAACAAAGAGGATGAATTGGTTGAAGCACAGATTCTTGAGGAAACAGTAGCACAGAATGCCAATGTAGCTTGCTTGAAGACAGAAGAGATTTCTGAAACTGAAGCACTTGAGGCTGAAAGGAAGGAGAATGTTGGACCTGATTCTCAATGTCCAGATGCTTCAAGTTCTGGAAATGGTGGAATTATTGAAAGCGGACTGGTTATTCCTGAAGCCAATGGTTTCTCTCAATCAAAACCTGAGTCAAATGAATTAGTTAACGAAGGCAATGGAGATATGGAGAAACCACTAATTTTTGATGAATTCAATTCAGCATCAGAGTTGGAG GTACTTGGCATGGAAAGGCTGAAGACTGAGCTGCAGGTCCGTGGGCTTAAATGTGGAGGTACTTTGCAGGAACGCGCTGCACGGCTTTTCCTCTTGAAATCTACCCCTTTGGAGAAGCTTCCCAAAAAACTACTTGCTAAGAAATGA
- the LOC7457396 gene encoding putative RING-H2 finger protein ATL21A produces the protein MCILEVLFLIKLLHFINAAADCSISTCSIGDVPVRFPFRIEGQQPRNCGYPGFDLSCNNQSSTVLKLPHSGDFLVRDINYLTQQIQLYDSDNCLAKRLLQLNLSGSPFLGFFHQNYTFLSCPTQLVKSRFTTINCLSNSTISVLATSSLNLVNEMSSSCDVISTLKIPVSWPVKYNEGFTSDLSENLLLTWFSPDCNKCETQGSMCGFHGNASQEIGCFYDSKKGKSASDLRVFGIFILLIGIPVLVCASGIAISLYLMPWHPRTNEANATQRNSTIAAVSPQPTILVLGLDESTIESFDKLVLGESKRLPGPNGSTCAICLSEYNSKETVRIIPECKHCFHADCVDEWLRMNSTCPVCRKSPSPAHVRSSNI, from the exons ATGTGCATCTTAGAAGTTCTCTTTCTCATCAAGCTCCTTCATTTTATCAACGCAGCAGCAGATTGCTCAATCTCCACGTGCAGCATCGGTGATGTCCCTGTTCGATTCCCTTTCCGAATAGAAGGTCAGCAACCTCGAAACTGCGGCTACCCTGGTTTCGATCTCAGCTGCAACAATCAGAGTTCGACAGTTCTAAAACTTCCTCACTCCGGGGACTTTCTCGTGCGTGACATCAATTATCTCACACAACAAATACAGCTTTACGACTCGGATAATTGCCTTGCTAAACGCCTCCTACAACTCAATCTCTCAGGCTCTCCTTTCCTTGGTTTTTTCCATCAGAACTACACCTTTCTAAGCTGCCCAACTCAGCTCGTGAAGTCTCGCTTCACCACCATCAATTGCCTCAGTAATTCAACAATATCAGTTTTAGCTACCTCTTCCTTGAACCTTGTGAATGAAATGTCCTCATCATGTGATGTTATTAGTACGCTGAAAATTCCAGTTTCATGGCCAGTTAAGTACAATGAAGGGTTCACATCTGATCTCAGTGAGAATCTTCTATTAACATGGTTTTCTCCTGATTGTAATAAGTGTGAAACACAAGGCAGCATGTGTGGTTTCCATGGAAATGCTAGTCAAGAAATTGGTTGCTTCTATGATTCTAAAAAAG GCAAGTCTGCCAGTGATCTCAGAGTTTTTGGGATCTTTATCCTGTTGATTGGAATACCAGTTCTTGTATGTGCAAGTGGGATCGCTATTTCTTTATACCTTATGCCCTGGCATCCTCGAACCAATGAGGCAAATGCCACGCAGAGGAACTCCACCATAGCAGCAGTATCACCGCAACCTACCATCTTGGTGCTAGGTCTTGACGAGTCCACCATCGAATCATTTGACAAGCTGGTCCTTGGGGAAAGTAAGCGGCTGCCTGGTCCCAATGGTAGCACCTGTGCTATATGCTTATCAGAATATAACAGCAAAGAAACAGTAAGAATCATACCAGAATGCAAGCACTGTTTCCATGCAGACTGCGTCGATGAATGGCTACGGATGAACAGTACTTGTCCAGTTTGCCGGAAATCACCATCCCCTGCTCATGTTAGATCATCAAACATTTGA
- the LOC18096374 gene encoding probable F-box protein At3g61730 isoform X1 — translation MQTLEARHIKLFLCEGFRNGSWNYELIGSYTINKSVGAASGGIFDLKLIKDRAMAGVFSFKSRAGQTSDLQPKAINTFHSVAIRTNLQENQGLLTKYYTMRAGSDEEVVSIRISQQLV, via the exons ATGCAGACATTAGAAGCAAGGCATATAAAGCTGTTTCTGTGTGAGGGATTCCGGAATGGGAGCTGGAACTATGAGCTGATTGGATCCTATACAATCAACAAGTCTGTAGGTGCAGCTTCTGGTGGCATTTTTGATCTCAAACTCATCAAGGACCGCGCAATGGCTG GCGTGTTTAGTTTCAAGTCACGGGCAGGACAAACCAGTGACTTGCAGCCAAAGGCTATCAACACTTTCCATTCAGTTGCAATCCGCACcaatttacaagaaaatcaag GGCTTCTTACAAAGTACTACACGATGAGAGCAGGATCAGATGAAGAAGTAGTTTCCATTAGAATCTCTCAGCAGCTTGTGTAG
- the LOC18096374 gene encoding probable F-box protein At3g61730 isoform X2: MQTLEARHIKLFLCEGFRNGSWNYELIGSYTINKSVGAASGGIFDLKLIKDRAMAGVFSFKSRAGQTSDLQPKAINTFHSVAIRTNLQENQDFQAN; this comes from the exons ATGCAGACATTAGAAGCAAGGCATATAAAGCTGTTTCTGTGTGAGGGATTCCGGAATGGGAGCTGGAACTATGAGCTGATTGGATCCTATACAATCAACAAGTCTGTAGGTGCAGCTTCTGGTGGCATTTTTGATCTCAAACTCATCAAGGACCGCGCAATGGCTG GCGTGTTTAGTTTCAAGTCACGGGCAGGACAAACCAGTGACTTGCAGCCAAAGGCTATCAACACTTTCCATTCAGTTGCAATCCGCACcaatttacaagaaaatcaag ATTTTCAAGCAAACTGA